The genomic interval ATGTTACCATCATTTCTTGCCAACTCAACAGAGAAACTTATGCAGGTAGGATAAGAATATAAAAAGTTTATTGTATTTGCCACTCCTTTGGTAATTTTGATCTAGCAAGGATGAAGAAAGGCAAAAAGCAGTGTTCTTTTTAAGTGGGGTAGCTAACTAATCCTCAAGAAGTATCTCTATTAGGTTCAAGATCATTTTATATAAGTTTAGGTTTTAGGTGGTTTGTAATCAAAGTCCTCAGGTGGTTTCCAGCTGAGGACTTTTCTTTTCCTGAGTTACTCTCTTTTCTTCATACCTGTTATACATCCAGAACATTGGGCAAGGATAGCACAATGGACCCATTAGCATAACAGATAGTAACCCTTTACAAATGCGAAATATGGTATAGATAGATCTACTTTATAGATTACAAGTTCCAAAATAAGTAATACCCGATATGATAGACTGTTTTATCAAATTTAACAACAATACACTTTTAACTCTGCCAATTTCCGAGAAGTCTTCTTGCGATAATGATTTGGCCGGTATGATAACTGGTGTGGTCAGCAATTAACAGGGCTTCCCTGAGTAGATTTTGCCCTTCTCCATAAGAAAAAGCTTCAAATAAATCCTTTCCAGTATCATTGAGTAAAGCAATAAAAGCTTGCTTGTCTTTTTTTATTTGACTCAATGATGCTTGCCATACCTGCTCACTAGCAGGACCATCTTTTGAAGGCCAATATTGGTCAGGCCAATTAGGGGACTGATGGGAGGCATTGGTTGAAAACTCTAGGATATCCCACTGAGTAATGCGGATATGTTCTATCAGCTGCCAGATACTATAAGGCAGGTTTGCTGGTTTAACTCCCCTCAAATGAGCGGGCAAATCTGCTACCGCTTTCTCAAAAGATATATGTGCATTTTCTCCCTCAAGCAGGCTGACAAGCTGTTTTCTAAGTACTTTATCATTCATGTTAGTAAAGTTAAAGGATCAATAAGGCTTCATGCCGTATGTATTTATTACTAAGTTTCTAACTAGTTTGTTGTCTTCTACAAAAAATTATAGCTTCTATCAAACAGAGCAAAAGAGCTGATTAGGCGGGTACAGAAGGTGAATTATTATAAAGAAGTAGATAGCCAGCACTTTCTAAATGAGATAAACAGAAGCCTGGAGTTCTCCTATCAAAAAGTAGGCTTAGTTAAACTACAAATGTCAGGATTTACTATGAATGCAGATATTCAGGTAATGATCCATAAAATTAACAGATCGAACAAAGCCACCTTTGATGCTCCATAAATTAAATATTACCAGAAAAACATTTTCAATAGACACTATCAGACAAAAAGTTGTTCGAATGAGAAAAACTATTTTCCCTAAATTCCTTTCTAGTAGTGTATAATAAGCTCTATTTCAGGATTTGCAGGGCTATTTTAATGGCTAAAGGAATATATACCAGTTATATGGCTTGTTATTCTTTAAACTCTGCCATTTCCAGATTTAGGCTAACTTCTTTCAATATCTTATCGAGTTCTCTGGCTGAAAGATTCAGATGATCTATTAATATCTTTTCATTTTCTTTCCATTCTGTTTCATAGTCAAACAGATGGACAAGGCCTAAAATCCGAGCCAGAGGCGCTCTAACTTTATGGGCATTGATATATGCATGTTGCAGTAATTTTTGGTTTTGCTTTAGCAATGCTTGTGTTCGATGGGCTACCAAGGCATTCAAATTTTCATTGATTTGCCTGAGTTCTTCTTCGGATGCATGTAACCTTTCATTTTTTAGATGCACCTCTTCATTGACCTGTATTAAGTGCGTATTAAGTTCATCCATCTTGCAGGCGTTTTGCCTGAGCTCTTCCTGCAATGCTGATAATGTTTTGATATTTAAGGCATCCTGCAAGGTTCTTTTACTAGTGGTATATCCCCATATAGCTGAGATGCCACATACACCTGTAGCCAAGAGGGCATGAAACAGAAAAGCTGTTAAATCCATGTAGGCGAGTTGTGTAAAATATACTTCACTGTAGCCGCTATATTGCAGGTAAGCAAACAAGCCATGATGCAGATATACCATCAGAATCAAAGGAAGTTGTAATCGCCAGTTCTGGTAAATAATGAGTAGCGTAGAAGAGATAAATACCCAGAAATGCATTTCAGCCATGCCATGCATCTGATAAATATATTGAGCTGCAAAAATAGCAGATATAACGCTTAGGATATACTGATACAGGTTTGACTCCGGTAACATTTTTTTGGTGATCACATATGCTAACATATTCAAACTACCTATTCCTATGGCGATGAGCCAGGTGTCATAAAAGAAAGCGATCAACAGTCCAAATAAAAACATGGCGCCCAGGATGGGTTCTATGATTTTATCTGCTTTACTATAAATATCTTTATAAAGTCTTTGTAAATCAGTCTTACTTAATGTATAATGGTCCATAGAAGCCATGATTAATTAGGTAATTTTATCTTCAATCTATCTAGCTAAAGTAAATATAAATGTAGTTCCTTTTCCTGGCTGGCTTTCTACCCAAATTCTTCCACTATGTTTTTCTACGAAGTCTTTACACAGTAAAAGTCCCAGACCAGTTCCTTTTTCATTGGCTGTCCCTAGGGTACTTTGCGTGATACCAAATTTAAACAGTTGATCTTGAAGCTCTTTACTCATGCCTATTCCCTGGTCTTGTACACTTACCTGTACATAGCAAGGGAGAAGGGTAGCCGTGAGCGTAATCTTTGTTCCCTGACCTGAAAATTTAATACCATTGGCTAACAAATTTCTTAAGATAGACTCTGCCATATTTTCATCTGCTCGCAGATAAATATCTTCTTCGAGTTTATTATCAATGGTAATAACTTTTGAATGTGCATTATCTTTTAGCAGTTCTATTACCTTCTCTGCTACCTTCCTAAGGTTTACTTGTTTAGGCTCAAAAGCAATTGCCCCAATTTGCATTCTTGCCCACTCCAGCAAATTACTCAGCAACCGCTTTAAATTAGCTGTAGAAAGATTGATTGTCCGGGAAAGTTCCTGTATATCTTCCTTGCTTAAGTGTGCCATGTACTCTGAAAGCAGATTACTTGAACCAAGTATTCCATTTAAAGGGCTTAGCATGTCATGGGCAATAATAGAGAAGAACTTATCCTTGTTTGCATTTACCTCTTCCAGCTGCCGGGTATAGGAATGAATGGCTTCTTCTACTTTTCTGCGCTCAGTAATATCCTGCATGATCCATAGGATACAGGTTTCTCCATCCCATTGAATCACTTCTAAGGATAGAAGGGCAATCCATAGCTGGCCTCCCTTCTGGCGGAAGGTAGCCTGAAAACCATTCACTTTATGCTCTACAGCTAAGCGCTTCACTAATTCTTCCCGCTCTAAGGTATTCTCCCATACGTTTAATTGAGCAGTGGTACGATTGATTACCTCCTCATCACTATATCCAAAGGCTTTTAAACCTTGCTCATTGACATGTAAAATCTTCCCATCTGAAAGCCTGGTAATAGATGTAGGAAAAGGATTGAGACGAAAAATAGTAGAAAACAAGGCTTCAGATGTAGCAAATTGGTTTTTTTCCTTTTCGACTTGTTTTCGCTTATGATATAATTCAAAGATATGGACTATCTGTTGAGCTTGCAGCCCAAGGGTTTTCATTTGAGCGTCATCCAGCTTTCGTGTTACTGTATCCAGTATGCCAAGAGATCCTATCATATCTCCGGCTTGATTCAGGAGAGGAACTCCGCAATAATACCTGATGAAAGGCGCTTCTATTACAAGCGGACTGCCGGAAAATCTTGAATCTGTGAGGATATTTTCCACTTCTAAAACCTGCTTGCTCATCATGGTATATCGACAGAAAGACTCGCTGTGTATTGTCTGGCTTAAACTTATTCCAAAACCAGATTTAAGCCACCCTTTTTTTTCATCAACGAGGCTAATAAGTGCGATGGGAACATTAAAAATTGAAGCTGTTAGCGCAGTTAATTTGTCTAATTCTTCTTTAGGTATTGTATTTAAAATATCATACTTGGGCAGAGCAGCAAGCCTTCTTTTTTCTTCAATAGGGATGGGAAATAAATGCGGGTTCATAAGGCTATGACAAAGGTAACCTAATAAGATATCATACAGATTAATGCTGTAATTGTAAGTTTAACAATATCTACTTAAAAGGGCTACTGACGTGAGGTCAGGAAGTAAAAGGTTGATGTATTATTTTCGGCTTTACAAAAAATTATAGCCACAGTGTGTTAAAAAAACCACATTCTCTACTTTGCTATTTCATCCTCTTTGCTAATCTATCAGTTGAAAAGCTTTCCACCTCCATAAGTTTATACTGGATTTACTCT from Rhodocytophaga rosea carries:
- a CDS encoding sensor histidine kinase, producing the protein MNPHLFPIPIEEKRRLAALPKYDILNTIPKEELDKLTALTASIFNVPIALISLVDEKKGWLKSGFGISLSQTIHSESFCRYTMMSKQVLEVENILTDSRFSGSPLVIEAPFIRYYCGVPLLNQAGDMIGSLGILDTVTRKLDDAQMKTLGLQAQQIVHIFELYHKRKQVEKEKNQFATSEALFSTIFRLNPFPTSITRLSDGKILHVNEQGLKAFGYSDEEVINRTTAQLNVWENTLEREELVKRLAVEHKVNGFQATFRQKGGQLWIALLSLEVIQWDGETCILWIMQDITERRKVEEAIHSYTRQLEEVNANKDKFFSIIAHDMLSPLNGILGSSNLLSEYMAHLSKEDIQELSRTINLSTANLKRLLSNLLEWARMQIGAIAFEPKQVNLRKVAEKVIELLKDNAHSKVITIDNKLEEDIYLRADENMAESILRNLLANGIKFSGQGTKITLTATLLPCYVQVSVQDQGIGMSKELQDQLFKFGITQSTLGTANEKGTGLGLLLCKDFVEKHSGRIWVESQPGKGTTFIFTLAR
- a CDS encoding DinB family protein; this translates as MNDKVLRKQLVSLLEGENAHISFEKAVADLPAHLRGVKPANLPYSIWQLIEHIRITQWDILEFSTNASHQSPNWPDQYWPSKDGPASEQVWQASLSQIKKDKQAFIALLNDTGKDLFEAFSYGEGQNLLREALLIADHTSYHTGQIIIARRLLGNWQS
- a CDS encoding phytochrome family protein, which gives rise to MDHYTLSKTDLQRLYKDIYSKADKIIEPILGAMFLFGLLIAFFYDTWLIAIGIGSLNMLAYVITKKMLPESNLYQYILSVISAIFAAQYIYQMHGMAEMHFWVFISSTLLIIYQNWRLQLPLILMVYLHHGLFAYLQYSGYSEVYFTQLAYMDLTAFLFHALLATGVCGISAIWGYTTSKRTLQDALNIKTLSALQEELRQNACKMDELNTHLIQVNEEVHLKNERLHASEEELRQINENLNALVAHRTQALLKQNQKLLQHAYINAHKVRAPLARILGLVHLFDYETEWKENEKILIDHLNLSARELDKILKEVSLNLEMAEFKE